cATAAATAAAGttgcattagtttttttttttgtacataaAAAATGCATTTGGTTAAATAGGTAAAAAGAATcccaataatttaaataaaatccagAAAAATTATGTAGATTGTTTCTAAGTTTAATACCTTTATCAAAATCATctaaatatctttttcttttttatataaaatggtTAAAACGGTCTTATGCATAGTACCAGAATTGGTATCTTTTGTCTGGTTGCGTGAACAAATGTTGCTTCATTCACGAGGAACTTACTTTGCAAGGGAAAAAATGCGGGTATAAATCACAGTTACATTTAAAGGCAACTAAACCTATTACCTCAAAGTTTGAAAAACATAACCATGGGGCGAACGGACAAGTGAACACAAGgataaacataaatattaacccctataaaaacaaaattcaatatttattaCAACGTTGAATTCAGGCCTTTTGAGTTTTGAAGCAACAGAGGCAGGCTTGACAGATGAATACAGAAGCAGGCTTCACAGATGAATACAGtaagaaaaatgttaacaaCATACTTAACACACTTATTAGTGACTGAAATTTATTGGTAAGTCTTAACTATTTAATGAGTTTCACTCAAACTTTgtaatttccaataaattttcACTAATAATAATAGGAAGTGTGTTAGGGAGTGTGTCGCTAACACTTCTCTTACAGCAGAGCTATCAGGCTTCCATTCATACGATTCACCAAAGCCAGAGATAACCTAAAGTGGTGTATTTCACTCCATCCAAATTGCTGCTATTCAAAAAATTTGCATAAAAGCAATTACATCAAAAGTTCAAGCCACTAATACCAAAGGAGAAAATAAGCAATGTCATTTGTATTTTAGCAAGCTTTCTATCTCCATTCTCTAGGCATGTCCTTGTATTCAAGTACAAAAGTGCAGATATCTGAGGGTCTTCAACTTAGAACAATCACTCTATCCATTTATCTTCTGTTTATAATGCTGTATTTATCTTTTTGTCTGCGATGTGCAACACACTGTCATCAGATACCATTGGACTTTTCTGGGTGAGATAGGGAATACTTTTCCATGAGCTTGGCTAGCTCCTCATTAAACCTTTCCTCCAACTGCACCTTTTCCTCCCAGTGCCTCCGCGTCATTGCATCAACATTGTCTTTATGAGCTTGACGGAGTTTCTCCTCTTCAGCAACAAAGTTTTCCATTTCTTTATCTTGAAACTCAACAAATTTTAGATATTCGTCCACCCTATCATccaaagaaatgaaaatttatcataggccaatgaaaaatttaaatagcaCGAGTGCACAACCAAAACAACTGGACTACAGTGTTTCTATAAATGTATATACATCTCttctcaaaatattaatttgttagacTATCGTGAATTTAGGTTTCTTTGATATTGTGTTTCCCAAAAATTACAACATACTAGCATGCCACCAGAtgtgaataaataattataggGATTAGTCCAACACTTCAACTGAATCTAACATATAACCTCAAGGAATGTAAAGTGCTTACTTAACTCTCCCTTCCTCTTCATTTAAAGGGCTAGTACTTGACGGCTTCACCTTCTCTCGTTTCTCCTGCTGCATCCTCTCAaactcttcttcctttgcagCCCTTGAATCATGAATGATTCTGATCTGTTCCTTAAAAAATTCTTCTTGCATGTACATCTTTCATTGAGACAAAGTTCCAATGGTCAGAAAAAATagcaagaaaaagaagaaatatttcataacctagaaaaaaatattagtgaaaTATTGATAAGGAATAACCAGAAGGGAAAGCAAATTGGGATTGAAATCATCTGTCtgaaagaataaattatttttcagatAGCTAGAAAAGAGCTAACTAACTATGAATCACATGAAATTATCAGGGCACTCAGTAGAAAAGCTATTGGATCAATTCATTAATCAACACAAACTGATCTGGAAAACTGGGTGGGTCACGGAAAGTATGCAACAGACTCCACAACAAAACAGTAGCAACCACCATTTACTAAATCATTACAAGAATTAAGAATATCAGTTGTTTTACTAAAGAATTCTAGGAATTTCATTACATTGCTCAATGATTTATTATGAGAGAGAAGGCACATAGATCAAATAGCCAAAGAAGATCTCTTCTTCCTTGCTCCTCTAATTTGACAGGTTATACTGAAGTTCTTTTGACACAAAGGCCCATTATTATACTGAAGGAAAATGTGAGAAGTTTAGCTTATACATACTAACGAAACTTCAGCAATTgtactataaaaatataaattacagcTAACACCTTTCAATGAAACAATTCATTCCGAAGCACATCCAAAACTCATCTATCAACAGCTAAAAGTACATGCCACAATCAAAGCCACAAGTTTGTCACTGTCAACTGTTAGTATTACCTCTTCCTTGTTCTCTTCATGTTGCATTTTAGTTCTCAACCTCACAATGCGATTTTCTTCCATTGTCCTTCGCAGCTTCTCAGTCACTATACCCAAAGATTCTTCAAgagcttttgtttgtttttgttttttggcatCCCTGTCCTTCAAATAAATAAGCAGCTGGTTGTCCTCATTCATTTGCCGAAGTTGGTTTACAACCATCTCCTGGTATGATCTCATGTCATATTTGAGTCTAGATTTACCTATACACAATTTCAGATTAAAAAGTTACCCCCAAAATACAAGTCAATATACTTTCTCCATAGAACTGGCTTTGTTAACACGCAACCAGATCACATCAAACAACCAGCAGCACAGGAAGGAAAAGGActgaaaaaggaagagaaatagGAACCTTGGCAATGTCTGTTGAAAAAGTCCAGGTCTTCTTTTATTGCCATGTATCCATAGAGCTGTCGCCGGCCACCAGGGAGAAATAATCTACGGTGGTGACTAAACCAAGCATCTCGGTCAGTTCCTTGTTCTGCAAAGTGCTTGTGTAGACGCTCAGCCTCAAGATAACCTATAGCTGATGCTTCAAATATCAAAACGCTCAACCCCCGATGACCCTGGGGGCCATAAGCGTGTCGAGCTTTCACAGCATCATATGcgctaaaataattaagaagctCCTGGTTACCCATACCTAGCCACTAcatacaaagaagaaaataagaatttaacacAAAATCCAGAAATAGTTCAGgaaatttaagaatattttgCTACATTAACACGAAaggttataataaaataatactattatTATCACTAATTATTCAGAGGGCGaaccctggtgcagcggtaaagttgtgccttggtgacttgttggtcatgggttcgaatccggaaacagcctctttgcatatgcaagggtaaggctgcgtacaacatccctcccccataccttcgcatagcgaagagcctccgggcaatggggtacgaagttttttttttattatcactaATTATTCATCATTtgatgcaaaaaagaaaaaaaaatactcataccTTATCATTTTCATCCTGTTCAAGCCTTGTATTCTGAATGACAACCATCGGAGGCCAAACTATTTCATGATCTTTCTCCTCATCTTTTAAACCTTTCCACTTACCAAATACTTCCCCAGGTGGAATTACTGCAGAGCCCCTTTTGCGCAGTTCCTCTTCCAAAAGCTCAGCAAACTCCCTATGGATCTTCACCCTTTTTGACCCCTTTGTTTTGGCATGAGTAATCAGAGGCTGCAGTCCTCTGTACCAATCAATAGCACCGGGACCACCTCGACAAGCTGTACAGTGCCACTGCCTTTCCGGTTCATTGATCTTTTCGATAGATAGGCCATCCAAGTTCTCAAAGAAATCCTTAAACCATTTGCTCTTCTTACGAGTCTCGTGGCTCTTTTGACTAGTATCAGAATCATAATCATCACTCATTAGATCATCATCCGTATCTTCCATAGCATCAAACCCTTCCTCTTCATCCCCTTCATCATCAACACTATCATTCTTCATAGGGGACTCTTCTGTAATTTCACCCTTCACCAGGCTATCATCAACACTCTTGGACTGCTTGGAGCCAGATATAGATTGCCAATTCCACCCATGCTCGAGGGGAGGTCGAATGACTGGATTAGAAGTCACATTATTGCTGCTTTCAGATTCACTTGCAGTTAACTGTGGCCTTCCATTTCCTCTGCCAGCAGGTCTCTTGAAGTTAGCATTTTGGGACTGCCAAGGATTTCCACTCCCAGAAGCCCTTCCAACTCCTCCATCATTCCGAGTAACTGGCTTGTGAGCCATCTTTGTATTTCCAGTGGGTCTAGAATTATGAACCGGAGGACTCCATGGTTTAACAGTTGTGCTTCGGGCTCTATTCTTGGACTTCTTTGCATATACCACCCATTCACCATCATCTTGTCCTGACTCTATGTTAACATCAGCAACACCTTGAGTTAATTGCTCAATTTTTGGAAGAGATTCCAATACATTTTTCCCTTTGGAAGAAGAATCACCAATGTCTGCCATAGTGAAAGGTCTCTCACACCCTCTTTTTGAATTCCTTTTCTGGATCACAATTTTTGTTTGTCAAACACAAAAACAGAGAATCCATAATATTCATAAAGAATCACCAAACAAATGATTGAGGGTTGGCATAAAAAGCTTTCCACATCAAAATTTAACattctattatttaatataGCATATAAACAATACTAATATAAAATACATGATGCTCAAACAAACTTTTCATTCGTCTTCAACTTAATTAAGTTTCCTAGTATTATCATATATTACCACATATGTTTGTTACTTTCAAGTTATCATGGTTAGTTCCCTTTAGAGTTTAGAGATTCTCTAAATGACCTCATCACGTAACGTGGAAACTCAACGtttctcaaaagaaaaaagaaaaaaaagtcgtGATATTTTTCACGTaagataaagaaatattaagGACCAAAAAATGCAAAACCCAAAGCATGATATCACGTATAATATTACAGGATAATGATATATCCAAATATAGTCAATAATGAATTGAGTTtaataaaagtcaataaatttaatcatttgtaattaaataacgGTATAAATATGCTTTAATCTGTTAATGAAAAGGctattttctctaattaattGCACAAAGCCTATTTTTGGTAATATTTAGTTAGCTAGTTTCTCTGTTAGTTGGTTAGACAGTTTTGGGTCAGGTAGTTATGCCTGTCTGGTCTCTGTATAGAAATTACGTGTATGTATAATGAATGAGAATCTTTCCCTTTATGCTTAAATTCGATACTATATAGAAATTAGTACAAATAGAAGTACAAGACTGAAATCTAAGAAGAGAGAGTAAGAGAATGTTGGAGAGGAACAAAGAACTTGGTACCTCAGAGATCCGAAGGCGATCGCCGGCTGTTGTGTGAAGCAAAACGAAAGGGCTGATAGCTAAGTGAACTTTAAGTTGACTTGGCATTTTCTCTCATTTGTTGTATTTTCGGACTTgaaatttttatcaaatttcattttttgtcaattttcacACGCGTCTTAAATTTCAACGCTGTCCGATCCACcgaatcatcttttttttttttatatatataaaaaatcttaatattaGTACCAAGTTATTTTCGtcagaaattataattaatctttatcATAAAGAACTTTATTAAGACACAACCATTACAACTAGTGTGAATCATTTTACAACACCGAATCATCTATTACTGCTACGAAATCTATCTATCTTCCTTTACCCGCTTTCTCATTATATACTCATTCAGTCTTCTTTTATGgaattaatgtaattaacagtattattaaatttatcttaaatttatattttttttaaaattaatgagatttttattgttttttagatAACTAACGTAAATTAATAATGAACACGCTAGGATTCATTATGCtattgtaaaaaagaaaaaaaatagttatctgTTACATATTATACttaatgaaaaaagataatcactatttgtttcttattattatttatattatctgtTAACTATTTATTACCTGTTTACAACATAACTAAAATGTAAATATCAACCAATGTCTCATACAATtggaaaattattaaaatttaggaAATCAATTACATTTGACACAACAAATACCATTAATCAGTGatcatatatacattttattcgCCCGTGATTCGTGCATAtcttaacaattaaaaaaaaatggaagcaaaCACTACCATGAATGGTTACATAAACCTTCAAAGAATAGAATGGTTacataaactattttaaaaaaatggttacaTAATGCAGTCAACTGACTCCAACAATACAACATTCATTTGTCTCCGCTGCATCATAAATCGGAATACCCACCAATTGATCTTGCAATATAAGAGGCGGTCGCATCCTTTTGAAGTTTACCGGCAAAGAATGTCTTGGAATCCAATATTAATGCTAAACAACATAAAGCCTTACTGGTCCAACGTAGCATGCTGATGCTGCCAAAGATTTTGCAGGTTAAGTTTTTACAAGTTCCAACCCTAGTTGGACAACAGAATGGTATTGCTGTTATTAGTCTATTCATTTTGGGATCCTTAAGGCCAACCTGGAATCCATTTAACAGCCGGAGAAATCAAAGCAACAGCCTCTTGTCAAATCGCACGTTTCCAAAGTATCAAGATCTTAGCAGATAAGAATAATGTTACACGCTGACAAACCCACATAACCTagaatttacataatttttatcatCTAATTATGATAGGTCCTACACCTTGTACTTCTTGGGGTTATTGCATAGTTTTCACTGTTGGAGCTATTGCATGATTGTAGCCACCACTTTCACTCTAACTGAATCCTTAAACTATGGGAAAATGCTACAGTAGGTCCTTCAATCTACCTTCCTAATATCTTTCATTAAGAAACTCGCATTGAGGTGGAACCCAAGCAACTAGGATAGGGACCTGAGGCTATAGAATGGTATCAGTACTCCACCAAGTCTAAAATGGGCTGAACCACAAGAGGTCTGAAATACCACTTTCTGCTCCAAATGTAAATCAACCTTGATGAGTGTTCCTAATCACTTTTTCAGGAAAGGTCATTGGCTCCACTCTTTAATCCTAATATCTCAGGATAAGTCTTCACATCCTCACAAGTTGAATATGTGCCACTATTTCTGTTTAATTTCCAAGTGACACCTGCATTTTATGACCCGAAGCCAGATTTACACAAGTACCCTAACACAAATACAGTCCCTTTTGCAATCTATTTTTTACCTGAACAATCGTGTATAAATAGTCCTATTGACAGCTCCATAATCACTTATTCCTGCTCCTAATATTGCTCCTTGCAGAAGTTCAACTGCTCTGGAACGAATCAACCTGACTCCAGAGTATATCAGCATATGCTTTCTCATCTTCCTTCTCCTGTTCAACATAATTGGTTGCTTCCAGTTCTTCTGGAAGCTCAACATATTCCTCTTCATCATTCTcatctttcatttcttcttctgtATGTTTCTCCTTCTCTCGCTCAGCAAGTTCAACCATAACCTCCCTCAAAGCCTGGTTTGTAGCTGGCCGTCACAAGATCTATATCTAGGAGCAGGCACAACAAACGGCAGAGTTATATCTTCTAATTTTGGGCTCTTAACTTCGGGACAACCATTATTTTCTGTAGGAGGAAAAGTAAATATAATCCCAAGTTCATAATTGCAAATATGAAACCCATAATTCACAGAAGGATCCTCTTTTTTAGGTCCATCATCCTTTGTCCTAAATGGATTTGAAATTTGTCGCCCCCAGGCAGCAGCACTAAAATTATGAGACCCACAGTATACCTAACCAATAGAAGGTGCATCCCTCCCAGACCAGGAGCATCTACGCATCACCTGAGCAAACCATTTTCAATCAAATCACTCGAAACATACATTTGTGATGTGGGAAGGAAAGCACAGATtcatttactaatttttttattttttattttggacagCAAAAGTagattttattagataaaagtaccagaggtaTTAAAGATACATTATAGTTATAGATAGGCTACTGGATATAAGGAATCAGGCTGTGTATCAGTCTGATCAATCCAGAATTCTCAACAACAAGTACAACACCTTGCCCCACAGGTTTTTGTTTCCTAATTACAAAAACCATCTATTAGGTTGCTAGACCACTGGTTATAGTGCATAGAAAAATCTTTCTCCATAGCTCTAAGCCACGTCCAGTGCAAAAACACAGCATCCTCCAGCAGCTTGATTCCATTGAATTGTGCATTCTGGAAGATGACCTGATTCCTATGCTTCCATATAGACCAAGTTAGGGCTATCCACCAAGTCTTCCATCTATTATACCTTGTCGATCCTGGCATCCCATGTACATGCTGCAAAAAGTGTTGTCTTGTGTTAATTGGGGACACCCCCAAGGATCGCACCCAAGTTTGAGATTCCCACCATTTAGTAATTGATAAGCTAATCACCCAAGTCAAAtcctatatatattataagggGCATAGATTACAGAAGCAACTCAGTGACAATCATATGAATGAATACACTAATACAGTTCATATCTGGGTCCTTTGAAACCATGCTCACACAGAGTAAAATTGCATCAACAACGACTCATTAATTAACTACACAATTGTGAGATGGAAAGCATAAACAAAGAAATGACAAAAGTTCATCCTACAGACAGATTTGGATACTGTCCTTTTCCTTAGAAACATGAGTATCGTGTTCGGAGAGAAAAACACAGAACATGTGCACTTACAATATATGACAAAAAATGGTGGGGAGCCTCCAGAACATTGATAATTATTACAGCAGGAGTAAAAGAACTAGCATATTAAATATTACACTCCATGTAACTaaacgaaaataaataaagcttAATTGCACATTTTACTACCCAATTATCttcattttgtgaattttactactaagtttttttttgcacaTTTTACCATGTTTTTTTGCTAGCGTGTCCCTAAAAATACAGCAACTAACTTTTGAGTATAGTTTCCATAACAAGAATACATACAtgagtataaaatataaatcagtATAAAGTTAGTTACCTTGATATGCATTGGATGACCTATTCTTTCATGTGTATGAGGGATGGCATCATGAAGTATATTTTAAGTCTTCAACCTTTGCCATGTTTTCTGTCCAAAAGTAGAGAATCAGCTATGCATTGTCCACATAATTACATCTATGTACAATGTCAAAACTTCACCTTCCtaagataattttgaaaagaatttctaaaattaaatttcaatactaATACAAGAGTCACAAGCTAAATGAGATTCACATCTGTGATGCCAAACAGATTTCAAAACTAACaaacaaatttgttttttaaattgaaatggcTTTTGGGGGGTATTTGCTGACTCGATATATTCCTTTAAAATAACCCTTTGAAAATGTGTTTTCCACATGTTAAGAGAGATGGACATCCTAAATAGGGACCTACAAATTGTCCCATGCAATCTTTGCAAGAGTGTGTGCCTCTCTCTCCATGTGATCCTGTTACtttaaaaactcaaatttgTCCTTGTCTCCATCATGCAGAATTATCTTAAAAGACATTTCTCTGGAaccctttttttaataatgaggGTACTGGTGATAACACCTAAACAATTAATGGTCAATATCTGCttatttgttatttgaaaacataaatataatacattatttttgttttcttatttcaaTTAAGTGAGACATTTGACAAAATATTGACCACAACCTACTAAGGGAACCAGCACAATCACGAAAATAAAGGGTACCCAAGAATCtagcttaatatatatatatatattccctgACACATCTAATTCATTCATTAAAAGCTGATAAGAAAATCATATTACCTCTGTGAAACAAAGAATATATCTTGAAGGCAAAATCCCATTATAAGCATTCTTCACTCTCTCAATAGTGGGGAATATAATCCTAACAGAAGGATTCTTCAGTTCTTCGCTAGCATTCCAGCAGCCCCACTGCCAAGgcataataaattattgaattaaataataaacataatttcaaCAAATCATGCATCTTGCAGAAAAGATGTAAAACTTTTCAAGGAAATATAACGTAAGAGCAAAGGCCTTCAAATTTCTTTGGGATCAGACTCTTATGAATCAAAATGTTGCAATGATTTCTTCCTAACAGAAGATGAAAAATCAGcaagaaattttgaattggcaGATGAACCAATAGAAGATGCACCTGATAGACAGAAAAGGTATCAAACAATATATAGTCCAAAAGGAGGAAAAAAGAATGAGGTCAGCTTGTTGATTTTAACCTGTAATGAAGAAAGGTTGCCATTGTACTCAATAATATTCAAAATGGGCACTTACTGTATATAATTTCAGACTTGAATGATTCAGGCCATCTGTATTGATTTAGAACCTAGTACAGAAAGTAACAATAACTATTCATAACtgagtttttcaaaaaatattttagcataaATCTATTCATTCGCATGCAGTATCAAGAGTGCTACTTAAAGATAACAAAACTAAAACAAGGAATCAAACATAACCTTAATTTCAACAATAAACAAAGTGTGACTATTTCAATCTATTAGAAATAAGTAGCTCAAGGGGGAGGGGGGATTGCAGCAGCCTTATAAGGAGTATTTTGGCCATATTTCTAGCCAATATGAGACATCTTAATATACACCCAAGACTGGACATCCAAAACATCTGAACCGTTAAATTTACAGGTTTGGAAATTTGCAGGCAGCCTACCACAGAGATTAGATAGGCTCCCATACCATATTAGAAATGAGTTAAGCCTAACTCAATTCCAAAAGTTGGCTCAAGGGGAAAGAGTCGTCAAAGTCTTATAAGGGGCATTTTGACCAAATTCCTAGCTAGTGTGGAACATCTTAACACAGTCAATGCAAAAAGAACTTCCTGGTCTGGCACCATTTATCTCTTGTAATCTCCAAAGGCCATAACATCTTTGAATTGAAGCAATGAGTGAGCAAAACGCCACAATTTGTTCGGGTTGCATCATCTTTGACATATCTTTAAAATGATGCCCTTGCAAAGTCACATAACAGGTCATCCTATAGAAGACACATCCAACACACCTCTGACAAATTTAGAAATAGTTGTACTTTATTGCAGCTTTCTCCTAAGGCAGCTGTAAGTGCCTCTTTTGGACAAACATCCAGAAAACGTGAAGAATCTGGCATCCCAAAGAGGAGAAACCCATTTTGCTACGTTTCTAGGCAGAAAACCAAGTTGAACACAATCTACAGAAAGGGACAAATAACAATAGATATTATTACCGTTATGGATAGCCTGAAAAATCTAACTGTTAgttcaaaacaacaacaaaagccttATCCTGCTAGATGAGGTTGGCTCTTGCAGCGTAAGTCCAAAACAACAATATAACTGTGAGTCcaaacacattaaaaataatggaaataaaatataaatttgaaaatcatgacATGAATGGGGAATCCAATGTACATGGTgcaaaaagaattctcaagcaaCTTAGTATTTACCTCCCTCAAAAGTTTGAACTGGGTTGGGAACAAGAACACTAACAGCATTTTCATCAACAGAAATAATTGGATTTCTTCTTAAAACAATCTCCAACTTCCGATAAACATTCTTACAAGACTTTCCGAGGAAAGAATTCTTTTAGTCTTGCACTATTTGAGTCTGCCACAGTGCGGAAAAGATGGCTCAAACCAACCACAGATGCCACAACTGAACCAAGAAACTTCAAACCCGATAAAGAAAATGCACAGGAATTAGCATCTACAAGAGTATAAATAGCAGTCAAAGAATCCAGAAACAGAGGAGAAGTGGCTTCACCTAAGCCACCAAATGATTACCTGGCTGACGATATTATTGCTGGAATTTAACATGAAAGCTAAGATATTCTACTAGCATACCTTAACCACAAGTCAGGTTTCGGGGTATATTATTCTAACTCAAGCTAGGTGAATACATCAGTTATCAATAACGGATGGCTGCGGAACATGGCAGAAGGCTGAAATTCCACCACATAAACATGCCATTGCGCCTTATGGCGTCACCATGGCCAGACttccttcacaaattgcctacgGCAGTTGGCAAAAAATCCACCATGGCAGGGCCATAGCCACTATTTAACAACACTTGATACAGTTtgcaaatattaaatttaaaagcacAAAAGTATGTTAGTTTAtatccaaaaataaatacaGAGGCAGTGGCAAGGGAAGCCAACCCCAGCACTGCAAACAGCAATATCTCTGCATGACATACTTGAGTACTTACAGGAGAAGCCTCAAAAGATTCTGACAGAACAGAAGTTCTATAAAAGTGAATTCCAGGTACT
This genomic interval from Glycine max cultivar Williams 82 chromosome 5, Glycine_max_v4.0, whole genome shotgun sequence contains the following:
- the LOC100807738 gene encoding protein SUPPRESSOR OF GENE SILENCING 3, which encodes MPSQLKVHLAISPFVLLHTTAGDRLRISEKRNSKRGCERPFTMADIGDSSSKGKNVLESLPKIEQLTQGVADVNIESGQDDGEWVVYAKKSKNRARSTTVKPWSPPVHNSRPTGNTKMAHKPVTRNDGGVGRASGSGNPWQSQNANFKRPAGRGNGRPQLTASESESSNNVTSNPVIRPPLEHGWNWQSISGSKQSKSVDDSLVKGEITEESPMKNDSVDDEGDEEEGFDAMEDTDDDLMSDDYDSDTSQKSHETRKKSKWFKDFFENLDGLSIEKINEPERQWHCTACRGGPGAIDWYRGLQPLITHAKTKGSKRVKIHREFAELLEEELRKRGSAVIPPGEVFGKWKGLKDEEKDHEIVWPPMVVIQNTRLEQDENDKWLGMGNQELLNYFSAYDAVKARHAYGPQGHRGLSVLIFEASAIGYLEAERLHKHFAEQGTDRDAWFSHHRRLFLPGGRRQLYGYMAIKEDLDFFNRHCQGKSRLKYDMRSYQEMVVNQLRQMNEDNQLLIYLKDRDAKKQKQTKALEESLGIVTEKLRRTMEENRIVRLRTKMQHEENKEEMYMQEEFFKEQIRIIHDSRAAKEEEFERMQQEKREKVKPSSTSPLNEEEGRVKVDEYLKFVEFQDKEMENFVAEEEKLRQAHKDNVDAMTRRHWEEKVQLEERFNEELAKLMEKYSLSHPEKSNGI